The genome window AGGCAAGGTGCCGGACCGCATCCGGCTCGGCGTGCCCTCTGCCTTCGCGGTCTGGTGGCTCATGCCGCGCGTCACCGACATGCAGGCAAGCCTCGGCGACACGGCGGTCGACATCGTGCCGATGGCCGTGGCCGAGCCGCTGCAGATCCACCCGGAATTGGACGCGGTGATCATGGGCGGCGAATACCGGCCGGCCGCAGGAATTACCGCTCTGCGTTTCATGGAGGACGAATTCGGCCCGGTCGTGACTGCAGCGCTTGCCGCAACACTCTCAAGCGACCCTGCATCGATGGCCGCGCTGACGATGCTCGCCAGCCGCAGCGTTCCGAAGCTCTGGGACGAATGGTTTGTCGAAAGCGGCACACCGCCGGTCACTTTTTCCCGCGTCCAGGAATTCGAGGATCTGCTGCTGGCGCTGGGTGCTGCCCGCTCCGGGCTTGGCGTCGCGCTTGCGCCGCGCGCCTCGATCGAAGACGATCTTCAACGCGGG of Rhizobium sp. BT04 contains these proteins:
- a CDS encoding LysR substrate-binding domain-containing protein, with amino-acid sequence MRLPPLNAIRAFEAVCRHGSILKAAEELNVVRGAVRQQIATLENHVGRKLFTRDGRRLVPTVQASAFAAAAGAAFDILQRAASELEGKVPDRIRLGVPSAFAVWWLMPRVTDMQASLGDTAVDIVPMAVAEPLQIHPELDAVIMGGEYRPAAGITALRFMEDEFGPVVTAALAATLSSDPASMAALTMLASRSVPKLWDEWFVESGTPPVTFSRVQEFEDLLLALGAARSGLGVALAPRASIEDDLQRGRLVAPYGFISRPSGYSLCCRAPDAKRPAFAALSGWLLRCGISA